The Streptomyces sp. 135 sequence GGCTGGCCCTCGAACTCCTCGCCCGGCGAGAGAGACGATGCCGGTACCTGAACGGTCATATGTCCATACCCCTTGCGGTCGTGGAGATCAGTGGCTGCCGAGTCCGCCGCAGACGTTCAGCGCCTGGGCCGTCACCGAGCCGGCCGCCGGGCCGACGAGGTAGCGCACCATCGCGGCGACCTCCTCGGGCGTCGAGTAGCGGCCGAGCGGGATCTTCGCCTCGAAGTCCGCGAGCACCTGCTCCTCGCTGACGTGGGTGAGCCGCGCGTAGCTCTTGCGGATGTCCTGCGCCATGGGCGTCTCCACATAGCCGGGGCACACCGCGTTCACCGTCGGCCCGGTGGCCGCGTACTCCTTCGCCAAGGCCTTCGTGAAGCCGATGACCCCGGCCTTGGACGCGGAGTAGGGGGCGCCGAAGGGGACGCCCTGTTTGCCGCCCGTGGAGGCGATGTTGATGATGCGCCCACCGGGACGCCTGATCGGCTCGCTGGCGTTGATCACCGCGCGGGTCACCCAGAAGACGCTGTGGAGGTTGGTGTCGATGACGTCGAGCCACAGGTCGTCGGAGAGCTCCGCGGTGGGGCCGCCGCCCCCGCGGCCGGCGTTGTTGACCAGCACCCGCGGGGCGCCGTGGTCCCGCACGACCTCCTTGACCATGGCCTGTACGGCCTCCCGGTCGCGTACGTCGCAGGTGTACCCGGCGACATCGAAGGCGTCGTCCTCGGCGCGCAGCGAGGAGAGCGCGAAGTGGAGCCTGCCCGGGTCGCGTCCGACGACGACCACGGTGAGGCCGTCCGCCAGCAGGGCGCGGGCGATGGCGAACCCGATGCCGCTCGTGCCACCGGTGACCAGGGCGACGTCCCTCGGGCTGTGTTCGGCTGATGTAGGCATGGGGACAGGGTCGGCGCGGGCGATGCAGCGGCGGTCCAGTGGCGCTCGTGCCGCCCTTGAGCGGTGAGCGGCGGGTGGTGTGCCTGCGGTGGGCGGCGTGCACCGCCTTGCTCTGCGCCGGACCCCGCCTGGATCAGGGCTCTAGCGGGCCCCGGCAGGGTCTCCCACCGTGAGCCGACAAGTTGTCATTACTGGTCTGAGCGTTCTCGCACCGGGCTCGGCGGACACCGCGGGCTTCTGGGAAATGATCACGGAAGGCAGGAGTGCGATACGCAGAATCACGGCATTCGATCCCGCGGCCTTCCGTTCACAAGTGGCCGGGGAGATCGACTTCGACCCGTCGGCGGCGGGGTTCAGCCGCAGGGAGATACGGCGGCTCGACCGGGCGAGCCTGTTCTCCGTGGCCTGCGCCCGACGTGCCACGGCCGAGGCGGGCATCCACGCGGGCGAGGACACCGACCCGGGCCGGCTGGGCGTCACCGTCGGAACCGCGGTGGGCTCGGCCACCAGCATCGAAAGGGAGTACGTCGTCCTCTCCGACGAGGGCCGGGAGTGGCTCGTCGACGAGCAGTACAAGTCCCCGCACCTCTTCGACTACTTCGTCCCGGGCTCCATGGCCCGCGAGACGGCCTGGGCGGTGGGCGCCGAGGGCCCGGTCTCGGTCGTGTCCGCCGGCTGCACCTCGGGCATCGACGCGATCGGGCACGCCTACCAGCTGATCCAGGAAGGCAGCACGGACGTCATGGTGGCCGGGGCGACGGACGCCCCGATCACACCGATCGCCGTCGCCTGCTTCGACGCCATCGCGGCGACCACCCGCCGCAACGACACCCCGCACAACGCGGCCCGGCCCTTCGACCGGACGCGCGACGGCTTCGCGATCGCGGAAGGAGCGGCGATGCTCGTCCTTGAGGAGCGCGAGCGGGCCGAGCGCCGCGGCGCCGACATCTACGGTGAGATCACCGGCTACGCCTCGCACTCCAACGCGTACCACATGACCGGCCTGACCCCGCACGGCACGGAGATGTCCCGCGCGATCGACGCGGCGCTGGCCGAGGCGCGCACCGACCCCACCGAGGTCGACTACGTCAACGCCCACGGCTCGGGG is a genomic window containing:
- a CDS encoding SDR family NAD(P)-dependent oxidoreductase gives rise to the protein MPTSAEHSPRDVALVTGGTSGIGFAIARALLADGLTVVVVGRDPGRLHFALSSLRAEDDAFDVAGYTCDVRDREAVQAMVKEVVRDHGAPRVLVNNAGRGGGGPTAELSDDLWLDVIDTNLHSVFWVTRAVINASEPIRRPGGRIINIASTGGKQGVPFGAPYSASKAGVIGFTKALAKEYAATGPTVNAVCPGYVETPMAQDIRKSYARLTHVSEEQVLADFEAKIPLGRYSTPEEVAAMVRYLVGPAAGSVTAQALNVCGGLGSH
- a CDS encoding beta-ketoacyl-[acyl-carrier-protein] synthase family protein yields the protein MSRQVVITGLSVLAPGSADTAGFWEMITEGRSAIRRITAFDPAAFRSQVAGEIDFDPSAAGFSRREIRRLDRASLFSVACARRATAEAGIHAGEDTDPGRLGVTVGTAVGSATSIEREYVVLSDEGREWLVDEQYKSPHLFDYFVPGSMARETAWAVGAEGPVSVVSAGCTSGIDAIGHAYQLIQEGSTDVMVAGATDAPITPIAVACFDAIAATTRRNDTPHNAARPFDRTRDGFAIAEGAAMLVLEERERAERRGADIYGEITGYASHSNAYHMTGLTPHGTEMSRAIDAALAEARTDPTEVDYVNAHGSGTQQNDRHETGAIKRSLGGHAYDIPVSSIKSMIGHSLGAIGAIEVATCALAMRHDTVPPTANLHESDPECDLDYVPLHARDKRLDAVLTVGSGFGGFQSAMLLEKRPRRRG